Sequence from the Thermocaproicibacter melissae genome:
GGGCCAAACCATGCCGCGCCGCTTGCTGCCACTAGTTCGGCGATTTTGACGTTTTATTGTAGGAACGCCATACTTTACCGCTGATTATTTGTTCTCCTCTGCGAACTTAATACGGTTATCCAGTTCTTTCTGCATAGCATCGAGGAAGTCCTGAGGTTTGCAGTTGTTATAGTCCTTCATATAATTGTTCCATTCGGTTTCAAAATCTTTAGCCATAACAACTTTCGGCAGATCCTTGTGCTTGATTTCACCCATCTTCGTCCACGCAAGGCCTTCTTTTGTCGAAGAGTTCAGCGTGTTGGAATATGTGTACATCGGGTACCAGTCACCCGGCTTGTCGTTGTAGCCGAGCATATCGCAATAGTTCTTCGCACCATAGGCCTTGAAGACTTCCTTAACGTCATCATTCAAAGTCTTTTCAAACAGGGCAGGCTGACGATCCGGAAGAGCAGCATTCTTGCCATCCGACAGCATGCCGCCGACGGTCGGGAACCAACTGTACGGGCAGAGGTTTGCGGCTGCATAATCCTGGTTGCTGCAATTTGCGATCTGTTCATCTGTGCGGTTGAAGAGACCATTTTCATCGACATAATAGTCTTTGTCTTTAATGCCCCAGTTACGGAGAATAATAGCTTCGTCACTGAGAAGGTCATTTACAAACTGCAGAGCGCCATCAACATCTTTGCAGTCCTTTGTGATGGCAAGACCGCTGGAAACATTCAGAACGCTGCCATCTTTGGTGTGCCACTGGTTCTTGACACCGTCTCTGATGGTGATCGGAAGAGGAACATAGTCGCAGCCCTCTTCATAGAGTTTCTGAGTTTTGATGGACGCGTTAACGCTACCTGAGAAATCCCACCACTGGTCAATCATACCGAGCACACGGCCGGTGGACAGCTTGGAGATGTACTGGTCATACTTCTGAGTAAAGCTCTCCGGGTCGATAATGCCCTTATGATACTCTTCGTTCAGTTTCTTGAAGTACAGTTTTGCGGTCGGCGTGGTGTTGTAGTCGATGATCTTCTTTTCTTTCGGATCAACGATAACAGAACCATCGTTCGGATAGCCATCGAGGAATTCCGGAGCATTCTCGAGGCAGAAATAACGCCAGTCATCGCAAAGAATGGTGTAGCCGATATTCGGCGTACCGTTCTTCATCTTCGGGTTAGCCTTCAGATAACGCTCAATCAGATCAAAATACTGATCCATTGTCGTAATC
This genomic interval carries:
- a CDS encoding extracellular solute-binding protein; its protein translation is MKSAKRALAIALCAALMAGACVGCKKSDSTSSAGGNTGAGTTASSKKSGELKKFKAFFAEPLAGAETKEDSAAKLKLNELTGATSTETWLTGQAAEEAVGTLIAGNDYPDFIEGSDATSQLIQAGALIELDDKIDKYPNIKDKFTKLQWAQIKQVHGHIYYIPQFSSFRGKPNETVHNDEAFWIQCRVLKWANYPKITTMDQYFDLIERYLKANPKMKNGTPNIGYTILCDDWRYFCLENAPEFLDGYPNDGSVIVDPKEKKIIDYNTTPTAKLYFKKLNEEYHKGIIDPESFTQKYDQYISKLSTGRVLGMIDQWWDFSGSVNASIKTQKLYEEGCDYVPLPITIRDGVKNQWHTKDGSVLNVSSGLAITKDCKDVDGALQFVNDLLSDEAIILRNWGIKDKDYYVDENGLFNRTDEQIANCSNQDYAAANLCPYSWFPTVGGMLSDGKNAALPDRQPALFEKTLNDDVKEVFKAYGAKNYCDMLGYNDKPGDWYPMYTYSNTLNSSTKEGLAWTKMGEIKHKDLPKVVMAKDFETEWNNYMKDYNNCKPQDFLDAMQKELDNRIKFAEENK